The following coding sequences are from one Thermostaphylospora chromogena window:
- a CDS encoding methyltransferase domain-containing protein, which produces MVVSECELVALRFDTPSSTRWNARAYDSSFGYVSAHGAPLVDLLDPRPGERILDLGCGTGVLTAEIAARGAEVLGIDGSPAMIEQAMAHYPGIDFIVGDGHDFTVAQQYDAVFSNAALHWMSRDPSAVIANVREALVPGGRFVAEMGGAGNCAELTAAMSTAWREHGLREPELPWYFPSPAEYATRLEKGGFIVRLLEYFDRPTPLDECPDGAADWVRMFASSLLQGLPAELVGSLLRRVNELAAPALRRETGWMADYVRLRFAAVRR; this is translated from the coding sequence GTGGTCGTCTCAGAATGTGAGCTGGTCGCCTTGCGATTCGATACGCCGAGTTCGACGCGGTGGAACGCTCGCGCCTACGACAGCTCCTTCGGATACGTGTCGGCACACGGCGCCCCGCTGGTCGACCTGCTCGATCCGCGGCCGGGTGAGCGCATTCTGGATCTAGGCTGCGGCACGGGGGTACTCACCGCGGAGATCGCGGCACGCGGAGCCGAGGTGCTCGGTATCGACGGATCGCCCGCCATGATCGAGCAGGCCATGGCGCACTACCCCGGTATCGACTTCATCGTCGGCGACGGGCACGACTTCACGGTGGCGCAGCAGTACGACGCGGTCTTCTCCAACGCGGCGCTGCACTGGATGAGCCGCGACCCCTCGGCCGTCATCGCGAACGTGCGCGAGGCGCTCGTCCCGGGCGGCCGGTTCGTGGCCGAGATGGGCGGCGCGGGCAACTGCGCCGAGCTGACCGCGGCGATGTCCACCGCCTGGCGCGAGCACGGCCTGCGTGAGCCCGAGCTGCCGTGGTACTTCCCGTCCCCGGCCGAGTACGCGACCCGGTTGGAGAAGGGCGGTTTCATCGTCCGGCTGCTGGAGTACTTCGACCGTCCGACGCCGCTCGACGAATGCCCCGACGGCGCGGCCGACTGGGTTCGGATGTTCGCCTCCTCGCTTCTGCAAGGCTTGCCCGCAGAGCTCGTCGGCTCGCTCCTGCGGCGGGTGAACGAGCTGGCCGCGCCCGCGCTGCGCAGGGAGACCGGCTGGATGGCCGACTACGTACGGCTCCGGTTCGCGGCCGTACGGCGTTGA
- the fdxA gene encoding ferredoxin, with the protein MTYVIAQPCVDVLDKACIEECPVDCIYEGERMLYIHPDECVDCGACEPVCPVEAIFYEDDLPDQWKDFYKANVEFFDDLGSPGGASKVGKIEKDHPLVAALPPQGENH; encoded by the coding sequence GTGACCTACGTCATCGCGCAGCCTTGCGTGGACGTCTTGGACAAGGCGTGCATCGAGGAGTGCCCCGTCGATTGCATCTACGAGGGCGAGCGCATGCTTTACATCCACCCTGACGAGTGCGTGGACTGCGGCGCGTGCGAGCCCGTCTGCCCCGTGGAGGCGATCTTCTACGAGGACGACCTGCCCGACCAGTGGAAGGACTTCTACAAGGCCAACGTCGAGTTCTTCGACGACCTCGGCTCGCCTGGAGGCGCATCCAAGGTCGGCAAGATCGAGAAGGACCATCCTCTCGTCGCCGCCCTCCCGCCCCAGGGCGAGAATCACTGA